In a genomic window of Cuculus canorus isolate bCucCan1 chromosome 4, bCucCan1.pri, whole genome shotgun sequence:
- the FGFBP1 gene encoding fibroblast growth factor-binding protein 1, translated as MRIKSFGLLCLLILVSQMLLTNCERQKERKKGRKGIEDGGKPETESNQENEKGRKLKRGKASPKGKFKTKENVECTWAVTDMNAVTLHIECKHGESKFWCEFSGDPSTCSHYAINQKSYWKQVSRSLKKQKQICQDPKSVLKSKLCRKGPRSAHLKLAHSSLLTSVDLAKEVVQTPAAASVTEKKLEHSPQDCVEDIDYIDQKKVAEEYCPESLLSLCKFFITMVQDKKC; from the coding sequence ATGAGGATCAAAAGCTTTGGACTTCTTTGTTTGTTGATTCTGGTCTCCCAGATGCTACTAACCAACtgtgaaagacagaaggaaagaaaaaagggtagaaaaggcaTAGAAGATGGTGGAAAACCAGAAACTGAATCTaaccaagaaaatgaaaaagggaggaagttaaagagaggaaaagcatcTCCTAAAGGCAagtttaaaaccaaagaaaacgTTGAGTGCACCTGGGCAGTGACTGACATGAATGCTGTGACTTTGCACATAGAGTGCAAGCATGGTGAGAGCAAGTTCTGGTGTGAAttctctggagacccttccacCTGTTCACACTATGCAATTAACCAGAAATCCTACTGGAAACAAGTCTCCCGATCCctaaagaagcagaagcagatcTGTCAAGACCCCAAAAGTGTTCTAAAATCTAAACTATGTAGGAAAGGCCCACGAAGTGCTCACCTAAAGTTGGCTCACTCAAGCCTACTAACATCAGTGGATCTTGCAAAAGAAGTTGTTCAgactccagcagctgcctctgtgactgaaaaaaagctaGAACACAGTCCTCAAGACTGTGTTGAAGACATAGACTATATTGATCAGAAGAAGGTGGCTGAGGAATATTGTCCAGaaagcttgctttctttatGCAAATTTTTTATCACAATGGTGCAAGACAAAAAGTGCTGA
- the FGFBP2 gene encoding fibroblast growth factor-binding protein 2, with amino-acid sequence MICGMEGLGQRLKPKKRSNGEEINFRTKAKDVCTMSMTGDEEMKLRIECKSQGMSYWCEFNGKPSVCRAFRNNPKIYWNQIAAELRKLPHACESTQVLKTTMCQKAPTEALMKQIAAGMEPEDLANQDKAVQKTSTSMGGAERSSVKKIGKPAILPLIKPTQHGQGPETEAMKLAREHCWESLHGFCSYIIGIFRG; translated from the coding sequence ATGATCTGTGGTATGGAAGGATTGGGACAGAGGCTGAAgccaaagaaaagaagcaatggTGAAGAAATCAATTTCCGGACTAAAGCCAAAGATGTTTGCACAATGAGCATGACTGGGGATGAAGAAATGAAACTTAGAATTGAATGCAAAAGCCAAGGCATGTCCTACTGGTGTGAGTTCAATGGCAAGCCGTCAGTCTGTCGTGCTTTCAGAAACAATCCGAAGATTTACTGGAATCAGATTGCTGCGGAACTTAGAAAGCTCCCACATGCTTGTGAGTCCACACAAGTTTTGAAGACTACAATGTGCCAGAAGGCTCCCACAGAGGCTCTCATGAAACAAATAGCTGCTGGGATGGAGCCAGAAGATCTAGCAAACCAGGACAAAGCAGTCCAGAAAACTTCCACTTCTATGGGGGGAGCAGAGAGAAGCTCTGTTAAGAAAATAGGGAAACCTGCAATACTACCTCTTATAAAACCAACCCAGCATGGTCAAGGGCctgaaacagaagcaatgaAACTGGCACGGGAACATTGCTGGGAATCTCTGCATGGTTTCTGCTCCTACATTATTGGCATCTTTAGAGGTTAA